One genomic region from Ptychodera flava strain L36383 chromosome 5, AS_Pfla_20210202, whole genome shotgun sequence encodes:
- the LOC139133384 gene encoding short transient receptor potential channel 4-like isoform X2 — translation MFRESVEVTRSSEIRTSSLKTGKLFDIQEKVIKTYQDHIVEKIPTSSAPRSEKLIRAVLDGDVQEVEKLLSKPESAKRSLHSTNTFRGIETTALQIAAENNDFRMVELLFDKVPPKNDEQTKEDSCYKQFACLHSGGDLAKRLCLLINNQEEPIDEKVSLLRAVSSPAYICVSYLSRSKEENQKNQKGKHFLQHAFEVFKELKQLVGVLDYTIWKETIGQLQDNLTKFTVDILNSCITIDEVAKLLKGENEKTHNQRICYHFLFDRENRDLLLAKEAIETKQKKFIVQEKCQHFLKQEWLRGQPGWAKKKGKLWSSIYLFYSIFVFGIICQLIPVQLFFCKGTRLQKFFHSPKTALLTHYYTYASFLLFFFIYDVSVDYKIIDNQIALVSNINYWPILILSLIWFGALLVHEFAEILEEGFRYFKSYWNFLDFLIFTFFIGSAILGNPLILGSIYQNPYVYIILSKLASLSFIFALLRLLKPLYLSHFLGPMLIIFTDMRHDIFRFLIIFGYVVLAFALAMYYFYVDLGSDQSGYAELSSSLTILITTIFGGDGTDDLQVDQNRRFNISPELSRYASTAADYYVSMGYVLYTFFGIIVIVMLLNLCIAMMSDRYTRIQEVIDLEWKFERTKIWISYICTKRAPMTPATTLCYLFMILFSPLIICLRRFISNGKQATRARRTRRVGPETSQVQTEEGTVNSPVEDEGTEENPDNFEVPDEQLQNVDQELAKLTYHMFLKLLLHRYYVKHVRRHDTFTSEESQDQKQERPQTGFTDKQLQNASDMDLASYDSES, via the exons ATGTTCCGTGAAAG CGTTGAAGTTACGCGGAGTTCAGAAATACGTACTTCATCATTAAAAACAGG AAAGCTATTTGACATCCAGGAAAAAGTTATCAAAACCTATCAAGACCATATTGTGGAAAAAATCCCCACTAGCAGTGCTCCAAGATCTGAAAAACTAATACGTGCCGTGCTGGACGGTGATGTGCAGGAGGTTGAAAAACTTCTTTCTAAGCCTGAATCTGCGAAAAGATCGTTGCACAGT ACGAATACATTCCGAGGAATTGAAACTACAGCACTTCAAATTGCTGCAGAGAATAATGACTTTCGAATGGTGGAATTATTATTCGACAAGGTACCGCCTAAAA ATGATGAACAGACAAAAGAGGACAGTTGCTACAAACAATTTGCATGTTTACATAGCGGCGGGGATTTGGCCAAGCGTTTATGTTTGCTGATTAATAATCAAG AAGAACCAATTGACGAAAAAGTGAGTTTGCTTCGTGCTGTTTCAAGCCCTGCTTATATATGCGTTTCATATCTATCAAGATCAAaagaagaaaatcagaaaaatcaaaAG GGTAAACATTTCCTTCAGCATGCATTTGAAGTGTTCAAGGAACTTAAACAGTTGGTCGGTGTACTGGATTACACAATTTGGAAG GAAACAATTGGGCAACTTCAAGATAACCTTACCAAGTTCACCGTAGACATACTGAACTCTTGCATCACCATTGATGAAGTTGCCAAACTATTGAAAGGTGAAAATGAGAAGACCCATAATCAACGCATCTGTTACCATTTTCTTTTTGATAGGGAGAACCGGGATTTATTACTCGCAAAGGAAGCCAttgaaacaaagcaaaaaaag TTTATTGTACAGGAAAAATGCCAGCACTTCCTCAAGCAAGAATGGTTGCGTGGGCAGCCGGGATGGGCTAAGAAGAAGGGAAAGCTGTGGAGCTCAATTTACCTGTTTTATAGTATTTTCGTCTTCGGCATAATTTGTCAGTTGATTCCAGTGCAACTTTTCTTCTGTAAAGGAACGCGGCTTCAGAAATTCTTCCACAGTCCTAAAACGGCTTTACTGACCCATTACTACACATATGCTTCgtttcttcttttcttctttattTATGATGTTTCGGTTGATTATAAAATAATTGATAATCAGATTGCGTTGGTATCGAACATAAATTACTGGCCTATTCTTATTTTGTCCCTAATTTGGTTTGGAGCGCTGCTTGTCCATGAATTTGCAGAAATACTTGAAGAAGGTTTCAGATATTTCAAAAGCTACTGGAACTTTCTAGACTTCTTAATTTTCACGTTTTTTATAGGAAGCGCTATTTTGGGAAACCCGCTAATTCTTGGATCAATCTATCAAAATCCTTATGTATATATTATTCTCAGTAAACTAGCTTCCCTAAGCTTTATCTTTGCCTTGCTTCGCTTATTGAAACCATTGTACTTGTCGCATTTTTTGGGCCCAATGTTGATTATATTTACTGATATGAGGCATGACATCTTTCGCTTTCTTATTATCTTTGGATATGTTGTTCTGGCATTCGCACTTGCCATGTATTACTTCTACGTTGACCTTGGCTCGGACCAGTCAGGCTATGCAGA GCTTTCCTCGTCATTAACGATTTTAATAACAACAATATTTGGAGGAGATGGCACAGATGATCTACAAGTTGACCAAAATAGGAGGTTCAATATTTCCCCTGAATTAAGTAGATATGCCTCAACCGCTGCTGACTATTATGTATCTATGGGATACGTGTTGTACACTTTCTTTGGCATTATTGTGATTGTAATGTTACTAAATCTGTGCATTGCTATGATGTCTGACAGATACACTCGGATACAG gAAGTCATCGATCTTGaatggaaatttgaaagaaCCAAAATATGGATATCATATATTTGCACCAAACGGGCACCCATGACTCCTGCGACAACATTGTGCTATCTCTTCATGATACTGTTTAGTCCACTGATCATATGCCTTCGCCGCTTTATTAGCAACGGAAAG CAAGCTACAAGAGCGCGAAGAACTCGAAGGGTTGGACCAGAAACTTCCCAGGTGCAAACAGAAGAAGGAACAGTAAATTCCCCG GTTGAGGACGAGGGTACAGAAGAAAATCCGGACAATTTCGAG GTTCCAGATGAGCAATTGCAAAATGTAGATCAGGAACTGGCAAAACTAACTTATCATATG TTTTTGAAACTACTACTGCACAGATATTATGTAAAGCATGTGAGAAGACATGATACATTTACTAGCGAAGAAAGTCAAGATCAGAAACAGGAAAGACCACAGACGGGATTTACGGACAAACAGCTGCA GAATGCAAGTGACATGGATCTTGCCTCGTATGACTCAGAAAGTTAA
- the LOC139133384 gene encoding short transient receptor potential channel 4-like isoform X1, giving the protein MFRESSVEVTRSSEIRTSSLKTGKLFDIQEKVIKTYQDHIVEKIPTSSAPRSEKLIRAVLDGDVQEVEKLLSKPESAKRSLHSTNTFRGIETTALQIAAENNDFRMVELLFDKVPPKNDEQTKEDSCYKQFACLHSGGDLAKRLCLLINNQEEPIDEKVSLLRAVSSPAYICVSYLSRSKEENQKNQKGKHFLQHAFEVFKELKQLVGVLDYTIWKETIGQLQDNLTKFTVDILNSCITIDEVAKLLKGENEKTHNQRICYHFLFDRENRDLLLAKEAIETKQKKFIVQEKCQHFLKQEWLRGQPGWAKKKGKLWSSIYLFYSIFVFGIICQLIPVQLFFCKGTRLQKFFHSPKTALLTHYYTYASFLLFFFIYDVSVDYKIIDNQIALVSNINYWPILILSLIWFGALLVHEFAEILEEGFRYFKSYWNFLDFLIFTFFIGSAILGNPLILGSIYQNPYVYIILSKLASLSFIFALLRLLKPLYLSHFLGPMLIIFTDMRHDIFRFLIIFGYVVLAFALAMYYFYVDLGSDQSGYAELSSSLTILITTIFGGDGTDDLQVDQNRRFNISPELSRYASTAADYYVSMGYVLYTFFGIIVIVMLLNLCIAMMSDRYTRIQEVIDLEWKFERTKIWISYICTKRAPMTPATTLCYLFMILFSPLIICLRRFISNGKQATRARRTRRVGPETSQVQTEEGTVNSPVEDEGTEENPDNFEVPDEQLQNVDQELAKLTYHMFLKLLLHRYYVKHVRRHDTFTSEESQDQKQERPQTGFTDKQLQNASDMDLASYDSES; this is encoded by the exons ATGTTCCGTGAAAG cAGCGTTGAAGTTACGCGGAGTTCAGAAATACGTACTTCATCATTAAAAACAGG AAAGCTATTTGACATCCAGGAAAAAGTTATCAAAACCTATCAAGACCATATTGTGGAAAAAATCCCCACTAGCAGTGCTCCAAGATCTGAAAAACTAATACGTGCCGTGCTGGACGGTGATGTGCAGGAGGTTGAAAAACTTCTTTCTAAGCCTGAATCTGCGAAAAGATCGTTGCACAGT ACGAATACATTCCGAGGAATTGAAACTACAGCACTTCAAATTGCTGCAGAGAATAATGACTTTCGAATGGTGGAATTATTATTCGACAAGGTACCGCCTAAAA ATGATGAACAGACAAAAGAGGACAGTTGCTACAAACAATTTGCATGTTTACATAGCGGCGGGGATTTGGCCAAGCGTTTATGTTTGCTGATTAATAATCAAG AAGAACCAATTGACGAAAAAGTGAGTTTGCTTCGTGCTGTTTCAAGCCCTGCTTATATATGCGTTTCATATCTATCAAGATCAAaagaagaaaatcagaaaaatcaaaAG GGTAAACATTTCCTTCAGCATGCATTTGAAGTGTTCAAGGAACTTAAACAGTTGGTCGGTGTACTGGATTACACAATTTGGAAG GAAACAATTGGGCAACTTCAAGATAACCTTACCAAGTTCACCGTAGACATACTGAACTCTTGCATCACCATTGATGAAGTTGCCAAACTATTGAAAGGTGAAAATGAGAAGACCCATAATCAACGCATCTGTTACCATTTTCTTTTTGATAGGGAGAACCGGGATTTATTACTCGCAAAGGAAGCCAttgaaacaaagcaaaaaaag TTTATTGTACAGGAAAAATGCCAGCACTTCCTCAAGCAAGAATGGTTGCGTGGGCAGCCGGGATGGGCTAAGAAGAAGGGAAAGCTGTGGAGCTCAATTTACCTGTTTTATAGTATTTTCGTCTTCGGCATAATTTGTCAGTTGATTCCAGTGCAACTTTTCTTCTGTAAAGGAACGCGGCTTCAGAAATTCTTCCACAGTCCTAAAACGGCTTTACTGACCCATTACTACACATATGCTTCgtttcttcttttcttctttattTATGATGTTTCGGTTGATTATAAAATAATTGATAATCAGATTGCGTTGGTATCGAACATAAATTACTGGCCTATTCTTATTTTGTCCCTAATTTGGTTTGGAGCGCTGCTTGTCCATGAATTTGCAGAAATACTTGAAGAAGGTTTCAGATATTTCAAAAGCTACTGGAACTTTCTAGACTTCTTAATTTTCACGTTTTTTATAGGAAGCGCTATTTTGGGAAACCCGCTAATTCTTGGATCAATCTATCAAAATCCTTATGTATATATTATTCTCAGTAAACTAGCTTCCCTAAGCTTTATCTTTGCCTTGCTTCGCTTATTGAAACCATTGTACTTGTCGCATTTTTTGGGCCCAATGTTGATTATATTTACTGATATGAGGCATGACATCTTTCGCTTTCTTATTATCTTTGGATATGTTGTTCTGGCATTCGCACTTGCCATGTATTACTTCTACGTTGACCTTGGCTCGGACCAGTCAGGCTATGCAGA GCTTTCCTCGTCATTAACGATTTTAATAACAACAATATTTGGAGGAGATGGCACAGATGATCTACAAGTTGACCAAAATAGGAGGTTCAATATTTCCCCTGAATTAAGTAGATATGCCTCAACCGCTGCTGACTATTATGTATCTATGGGATACGTGTTGTACACTTTCTTTGGCATTATTGTGATTGTAATGTTACTAAATCTGTGCATTGCTATGATGTCTGACAGATACACTCGGATACAG gAAGTCATCGATCTTGaatggaaatttgaaagaaCCAAAATATGGATATCATATATTTGCACCAAACGGGCACCCATGACTCCTGCGACAACATTGTGCTATCTCTTCATGATACTGTTTAGTCCACTGATCATATGCCTTCGCCGCTTTATTAGCAACGGAAAG CAAGCTACAAGAGCGCGAAGAACTCGAAGGGTTGGACCAGAAACTTCCCAGGTGCAAACAGAAGAAGGAACAGTAAATTCCCCG GTTGAGGACGAGGGTACAGAAGAAAATCCGGACAATTTCGAG GTTCCAGATGAGCAATTGCAAAATGTAGATCAGGAACTGGCAAAACTAACTTATCATATG TTTTTGAAACTACTACTGCACAGATATTATGTAAAGCATGTGAGAAGACATGATACATTTACTAGCGAAGAAAGTCAAGATCAGAAACAGGAAAGACCACAGACGGGATTTACGGACAAACAGCTGCA GAATGCAAGTGACATGGATCTTGCCTCGTATGACTCAGAAAGTTAA